A single genomic interval of Helianthus annuus cultivar XRQ/B chromosome 6, HanXRQr2.0-SUNRISE, whole genome shotgun sequence harbors:
- the LOC110909357 gene encoding small ubiquitin-related modifier 1 produces the protein MSGNGGENGLGQEDDKKPGDQSAHINLKVKGQDGNEVFFRIKRSTQLKKLMNAYCDRQSVEMNSIAFLFDGRRLRPEQTPDELEMEEGDEIDAMLHQTGGGI, from the exons ATGTCGGGTAACGGAGGAGAAAACGGATTAGGTCAAGAAGACGACAAGAAGCCTGGGGATCAGTCGGCTCACATCAATCTCAAGGTTAAGGGTCAG GATGGGAATGAGGTGTTTTTCAGGATCAAACGCAGTACCCAGCTCAAGAAGTTAATGAACGCCTACTGTGATAGGCAGTCTGTCGAGATGAACTCTATTGCTTTTCTGTTTGATGGGCGACGTCTTCGACCCGAGCAGACACCTGATGAG CTTGAGATGGAGGAAGGTGATGAAATTGATGCAATGCTGCACCAGACTGGAGGTGGGATCTAG